A genomic region of Notamacropus eugenii isolate mMacEug1 chromosome 3, mMacEug1.pri_v2, whole genome shotgun sequence contains the following coding sequences:
- the LOC140533292 gene encoding hyaluronidase-1-like produces MIVSAKTTSLQMTWLFMLMFSFTIDAKILKESNPPIIEYKPFIVYWNVPSTKCKKLFGVDLNLQAFDIVANPDETLNGPHVTIFYEKKLGNYPYIDENGVIINGGVPQNENLPKHLAKSKEDIKKAIPSAKFQGLAVIDWEKWRPQWERNWDSKNVYRIHVLNHVKNNHKYWSDPEIQKMAKQEYESAAKNFMNSTLRLGLGMRPHGHWGFYIYPECYNYNYQKNPLTYTGKCPEIEISRNDDLRWLWQESTALFPSIYLPSMLKDSVHTQKFVHYRVKEAMRISQMARRDYALPVFVYTRLFYTYGREPLTKNDLLYTIGESAAMGVAGMVIWGQMEDSSSKNSCLTMQKFVNGVFGHYIVNVTAATQRCSRILCNNNGRCVRRQADSYSYLHMPVGSIMRHKLKRGLKFIPSQRASKEETQDMKNEFVCQCYTHWNGKFCSWKETHHSGSRKKILFSEANILLTLILILPVSLLIFFIPL; encoded by the exons ATGATAGTTTCAGCGAAAACTACAAGCCTGCAGATGACATGGCTATTTATGCTAATGTTTTCATTCACAATCGATGCTAAAATTCTAAAGGAATCAAACCCCCCAATAATAGAGTACAAACCTTTTATTGTATATTGGAATGTTCCTTCAACAAAATGCAAGAAGCTTTTTGGTGTGGATCTAAATCTCCAAGCTTTTGACATTGTGGCTAACCCTGATGAGACGTTAAATGGGCCCCATGTTaccatattttatgaaaaaaaattagggaaTTACCCTTACATTGATGAAAATGGAGTGATCATCAATGGAGGAGTACCTCAGAACGAGAACCTTCCTAAGCACCTTGCAAAGAGCAAGGAGGACATCAAGAAGGCCATACCTTCGGCAAAATTCCAAGGACTTGCTGTTATTGACTGGGAAAAATGGAGACCTCAATGGGAAAGGAACTGGGATTCTAAAAATGTATATAGAATCCATGTTTTAAACCATGTTAAAAATAACCACAAGTATTGGTCAGACCCTGAAAtacagaaaatggcaaaacaggaaTATGAAAGTGCTGCCAAGAATTTTATGAACTCTACTCTCCGGTTGGGGTTAGGAATGAGACCACATGGACACTGGGGTTTTTACATTTACCCAGAGTGCTACAATTAtaattaccaaaaaaacccactGACATACACTGGGAAATGTCCAGAAATTGAAATTTCCCGCAATGATGACCTCCGATGGCTATGGCAAGAAAGTACtgctctttttccttctatatatTTGCCATCGATGTTGAAGGATAGTGTACATACCCAGAAATTTGTTCACTATCGGGTCAAAGAAGCAATGAGAATTTCCCAAATGGCTAGGAGGGATTATGCTTTGCCTGTTTTTGTTTATACTAGGTTATTTTATACCTATGGTAGGGAACCCTTGACTAAG aaTGATTTATTGTATACCATTGGTGAAAGTGCTGCAATGGGGGTAGCAGGTATGGTAATATGGGGACAAATGGAAGATTCCAGTTCAAAA aaCAGTTGCTTAACTATGCAGAAATTCGTTAATGGAGTTTTTGGTCATTATATTGTTAATGTGACAGCAGCCACCCAACGCTGCAGCAGAATTCTTTGTAACAATAACGGGCGATGTGTTCGGAGACAAGCTGACTCCTACTCTTATCTGCATATGCCCGTGGGCAGCATTATGAGGCATAAATTAAAGAGGGGGCTGAAGTTTATCCCTTCTCAAAGAGCTTCCAAAGAGGAAACACAAGATATGAAGAATGAATTTGTGTGTCAGTGTTATACTCACTGGAATGGAAAATTCTGTTCGTGGAAAGAAACCCATCACTCTGGATCAAGGAAAAAGATTCTGTTCTCTGAAGCAAATATCCTCCTCACTTTAATTTTAATCTTGCCTGTGAGCCTGCTGATCTTTTTTATCCCACTGTAA